CCAGTAAGTGACAAGTATAACTACTCGTGTCTCACAAAACCCTTGGTGTGAATCAAACTAAGCATTGAACGTAAAGTTGCTTGAAGGTTTGCCAAATTCTGTTGAATTGCTGCAGCATAGTGGGAGCTGGAATTTAAATAGTCAGTAAAGTGATCATTTGACACTGAATTCATTTTAAGTGTCTTGATTATTCAGTAAAACTTTTGAGAgtctttaagggctagtccacacgaggagaatctccccgaatctcctcgtgtggccttaccctaaaagtataataatgaaacagtaacaCTGGGACCCTGTAATCTGAACATCATTTATGTACAACATTTTGTGACGTGTTGAATATTTGTTTACTTCAGCTTTTCCTTTCGTCTGCCATTCTTGCTGTAGGAGTGATGCTCTCATCATACAGGCTGTCCTCTTGTTTGCTTGCACAGCAGGTTTTATTAGGGGTGGCCTGCTCCAGAATTCCCTTTACTGAACTAAAATCAGCATGGGTACCAAAGATTTTGTCCCAGTGCATAAAGTGAGGGGCATAGTTACTCATGGGCTTTTGATGATGTACATCATGCTTTGCTGGGCCTCCATAAATCCCAAAAGGTACCAGGTGAGATGTGGACCATGGAAAATCATAGCCACAATGATCTTCTACTGAAACATAAACATGGAATACCATAAAAACCCAAGTAGTGAGAATATGACATCTGAAAATGATTGGGTTTAATGTAGTCCAGAAACCTACAGTAACTAGTTCCCAACCTCCCAGACACTGGGTGGCCAAGGAAAAGGGAGCCATGTACTCATGATGGATGGCATGAAATGTCTTATATAACCACCTGTTTCGATGATGAATCATATGCCATATAAAATATTGGAAATCAAATAGAAGAAGACTTCCTGTCACACCAGATATTATATCCATGAGGGTTGGAGACTCTTCTGGAAGGGGACATGGAGGTCTCCAATACCATTGTGCAACAGCAGCTGGAAATATGAAGAACAGATGGTTATACACTGTGACTCCAAGACAGTGCAATATCATCTCTGCTGTGGGGTTTCTGTCTTGCTGGATCTTGTACTTGTGGATACAAGGCCACTTTCTGCCCACGAGGTTTAACACCAGGTAAGGAATGCAGAAGATCAGGTAAGATGAAACAGTGAGGACCACAGGGAAGAGAGGAGATCTCAAGGTATCAGTGTAATTAAGTCGGAAGTAATCCCACAATGGCTGTAGCAAGGGTTCTCTAGAGAAGTCCATGGCCAAAATATGAGACAAGCAAAAGAAGGATTCCATCTTCAGCACCTCCTTAGCTGCAATCTTCCAGGGAGATGGAAGCAATGactctttctttttattattcatttggaTGAAGCTGAACTGACTCCCCCTCCTCTCAGCTGCTTTCAAAACCAAACAATTCAGACCCTTTCCAGCTCCCTGACAACACAGCCTGGCTCCAGGAGTATAATGTGActgttttaaagggatagtaaATGACAATGTCTCCTGGGCACAGCGTGAAAGTAACAGTCTTGCACATTCATGTTCACAACTGTGAATGCAAACAATATAtccatttaaacacatttataaaaatactttttctatgttttataataatacattagGGTAATAGGTTAAGAATGATGAAATAACATGAATGTAGTAGCAGATGGAGAGATACAactgacttatttttttttattttatttttttttaaatttgaggcAACTGCTCTTTAATTTTATcctttcttttaaaacttttttattagatAACAATACAGTATTAACTTTCGTCATATCCggtttttacatatatttctattttcagAAAATGAATATTCTCCTACACAGAGGAGGACAATGTCATCACATTCAAGTACCCGGAGggccaagaaaaaaaactttagtgtCCATAATTTCTCTCAACT
Above is a genomic segment from Xenopus laevis strain J_2021 chromosome 3L, Xenopus_laevis_v10.1, whole genome shotgun sequence containing:
- the LOC108710600 gene encoding cholesterol 25-hydroxylase-like protein 1, member 2 is translated as MNNKKKESLLPSPWKIAAKEVLKMESFFCLSHILAMDFSREPLLQPLWDYFRLNYTDTLRSPLFPVVLTVSSYLIFCIPYLVLNLVGRKWPCIHKYKIQQDRNPTAEMILHCLGVTVYNHLFFIFPAAVAQWYWRPPCPLPEESPTLMDIISGVTGSLLLFDFQYFIWHMIHHRNRWLYKTFHAIHHEYMAPFSLATQCLGGWELVTVGFWTTLNPIIFRCHILTTWVFMVFHVYVSVEDHCGYDFPWSTSHLVPFGIYGGPAKHDVHHQKPMSNYAPHFMHWDKIFGTHADFSSVKGILEQATPNKTCCASKQEDSLYDESITPTARMADERKS